The Ornithorhynchus anatinus isolate Pmale09 chromosome X2, mOrnAna1.pri.v4, whole genome shotgun sequence genome window below encodes:
- the CNN1 gene encoding calponin-1 has protein sequence MSSAHFNRGPAYGLSAEVKNKLAQKYDPRREQELRVWIEEVTGRRIGDNFMDGLKDGIILCEFINKLQPGSVKKVNESTQNWHQLENIGNFLKAITKYGVKPHDIFEANDLFENTNHTQVQSTLIALASMAKTKGNKVNVGVKYAEKQERKFQPEKLKEGRNIIGLQMGTNKFASQQGMTAYGTRRHLYDPKLGTDQPLDQATISLQMGTNKGASQAGMTAPGTKRQIFEPTLGMEHCDTLNISLQMGSNKGASQRGMTVYGLPRQVYDPKYCLTPEYPELGDGEEQYNHHPHNYYNSA, from the exons ATGTCCTCTGCCCACTTCAACCGCGGCCCGGCCTATGGACTGTCCGCTGAGGTCAAGAACAAG CTGGCTCAGAAGTACGACCCCCGGCGAGAGCAGGAACTCCGGGTCTGGATCGAGGAGGTGACGGGCAGACGCATCGGCGACAACTTCATGGATGGGCTGAAGGATGGAATCATCCTGTGCGA GTTCATCAATAAGCTGCAGCCCGGTTCAGTGAAGAAGGTCAATGAATCCACTCAGAACTGGCACCAG ctcGAGAACATTGGGAACTTCCTCAAGGCCATCACCAAATACGGCGTGAAGCCCCATGACATCTTCGAAGCTAACGACCTGTTTGAGAACACCAACCATACCCAGGTCCAGTCCACGCTCATCGCTCTGGCCAGCATG GCCAAGACAAAAGGGAACAAAGTGAACGTGGGAGTGAAATACGCCGAGAAGCAAGAGCGCAAATTCCAGCCTGAAAAACTGAAGGAGGGCCGGAACATCATCGGGCTACAG ATGGGCACCAACAAGTTTGCCAGCCAGCAGGGCATGACGGCCTACGGCACCCGCCGGCACCTCTACGACCCCAAGCTGGGGACAGACCAGCCCCTGGACCAGGCCACCATCAGCCTGCAGATGGGCACCAACAAGGGGGCCAGCCAG GCGGGCATGACCGCACCCGGGACCAAGAGGCAGATCTTTGAGCCGACCCTGGGCATGGAGCACTGCGACACCCTCAACATCAGCCTCCAGATGGGCAGCAACAAGGGTGCCTCCCAGCGGGGTATGACCGTCTACGGGCTGCCCCGCCAGGTCTACGACCCCAAGTACTGCCTGACCCCCGAGTACCCCGAGCTCGGGGACGGCGAGGAGCAGTACAACCACCACCCGCACAACTACTACAACTCGGCATAA